One genomic window of Polaromonas sp. SP1 includes the following:
- a CDS encoding pilus assembly protein: protein MKKKVFSTQAFRGAANQRGASLIMIMIILTIISILGIAGIKISMMSERGARNDRDQQMAWEAAEAALLDAEQDISSPSSTRSSIFSPVTNEQAFIEGCGKSGNSRGLCAMAITGRPVWLTANFDFSDSSNDAPSTAYGTFTGRTFAAGSTGIQPFKPPRYVIEAIRDPAHRDASDLSPRYVYRVTAMGFGPRKDIQAVMQMIYRK, encoded by the coding sequence ATGAAGAAAAAAGTCTTTTCAACGCAAGCTTTTCGTGGCGCGGCCAATCAGCGCGGTGCGTCGCTCATCATGATCATGATCATCCTGACGATCATCTCCATACTGGGAATCGCAGGCATCAAGATCTCAATGATGAGCGAAAGAGGGGCCCGCAACGACCGGGACCAGCAAATGGCCTGGGAGGCTGCAGAAGCCGCTCTTCTTGATGCTGAGCAGGACATATCCAGCCCGTCTTCGACACGGAGCAGCATATTCTCCCCGGTCACCAATGAGCAGGCATTTATAGAGGGGTGTGGCAAAAGCGGAAACAGTCGCGGCCTTTGCGCAATGGCAATCACCGGACGCCCCGTCTGGTTGACCGCCAATTTTGATTTCTCGGATTCGTCAAACGATGCGCCGTCCACAGCCTACGGCACATTTACCGGCCGCACCTTTGCTGCGGGCTCCACCGGGATACAGCCTTTTAAACCTCCCCGCTATGTGATCGAGGCGATCAGAGATCCTGCGCACAGGGACGCCAGCGATCTTTCCCCCCGCTATGTCTACCGCGTGACCGCGATGGGCTTTGGCCCCCGCAAAGACATACAGGCGGTTATGCAAATGATTTACCGCAAATAG